From a single Miscanthus floridulus cultivar M001 chromosome 8, ASM1932011v1, whole genome shotgun sequence genomic region:
- the LOC136473937 gene encoding uncharacterized protein, producing MGDVTTTLLCNAVPVRVRVRCSCTLLALLLCFQLLHTSSQAFKLRGGVGGGYEEKKVPLAVIVPDPSPELSGLSPSPLAAPAPVHGGGGDDMRPRLPTERSWRRGRGEVRRAAHPPAATAAREAPAAASAGPARAPTTAGAPAPDSGSGGGTAFISSSPAVAVPRGVTDTATILPMPAPGEKRQEVGAASSVEAACVMPLLLGLMVMMASFGI from the exons ATGGGCGATGTGACGACGACGCTGCTCTGCAACGCCGTGCCCGTGCGCGTGCGCGTGCGGTGCTCCTGCACGCTCCTCGCGCTGCTGCTCTGCTTCCAGCTCCTGCACACATCGTCGCAGGCCTTCAAG CTGCGCGGAGGCGTGGGCGGCGGCTACGAGGAGAAGAAGGTCCCGCTGGCCGTCATCGTGCCGGACCCGTCGCCGGAGCTGTCGGGACTGTCCCCGTCCCCGCTCGCCGCGCCGGCGCCggtccacggcggcggcggcgacgacatgCGGCCCAGGCTGCCGACGGAGCGGTCGTGGCGCCGGGGCAGGGGAGAGGTTCGGCGCGCCGCGCACCCGCCGGCGGCCACGGCCGCGCGCGAGGCGCCCGCGGCGGCGTCGGCTGGCCCCGCCAGAGCCCCTACCACCGCCGGGGCGCCGGCGCCGGACTCCGGTAGCGGCGGCGGCACGGCGTTCATCAGTAGCAGCCCCGCCGTGGCGGTCCCGCGCGGCGTCACGGACACGGCCACCATCCTGCCCATGCCCGCGCCCGGAGAAAAGCGGCAG GAGGTTGGAGCCGCCAGTTCGGTTGAAGCCGCCTGTGTAATGCCGCTGCTGCTGGGGCTTATGGTGATGATGGCGTCTTTTGGGATTTAA
- the LOC136473938 gene encoding abscisic stress-ripening protein 1-like, whose amino-acid sequence MADEEKKHHHHLFHRHKDGEEETSTGEVDYEKKEKHHKHLEQLGGLGAIATGAYAIHEKHKAKKDPENAHGHKVKEEVAAVAALGAAGFTFHEHHQKKDAKKLGQS is encoded by the exons ATGGCTGATGAGGAGAagaagcaccaccaccacctgttCCACCGCCACAAGGACGGCGAGGAGGAGACCAGCACAGGCGAGGTGGACTACGAGAAGAAGGAGAAGCACCACAAGCACCTGGAGCAGCTCGGCGGGCTCGGCGCCATCGCCACCGGCGCATACGCAATT CACGAGAAGCACAAGGCGAAGAAGGACCCCGAGAACGCGCACGGGCACAAGGTGaaggaggaggtggcggcggtggcggccctGGGCGCGGCCGGGTTCACGTTCCACGAGCATCACCAGAAGAAGGACGCCAAGAAGCTGGGCCAGAGCTGA
- the LOC136470138 gene encoding protein PHLOEM UNLOADING MODULATOR-like, protein MAKPKPKPKRPAPPRRGAGGLWRPVALGGLPLAAAAYVGVDYLRHLSPVWHGRLRPALWAALALATAARAPFYRRWDAEVRAAPRFFAAIAFMLAALLCEAISVRFLSTVLGLQWHRIVDDAQCEEAYGGWSSVLIWFLVIHSAQREVRERHHYSVDCIVAIYIGILLWRMTGFLWSAMETNRSRRLSKLDEVQKRLFRAAKDSDVFEIRNLTSFHSAFSSPLLQL, encoded by the exons ATGGCGAAGCCGAAGCCGAAGCCGAAGAGGCCCGCGCCCCCGCGGCGTGGGGCAGGCGGTCTCTGGCGACCCGTCGCGTTGGGCGGCCTGCCGCTGGCTGCCGCGGCGTACGTGGGCGTCGACTACCTGCGGCATCTGTCCCCCGTTTGGCACGGGCGGCTGCGGCCGGCGCTCTGGGCAGCGCTGGCGCTCGCCACCGCCGCGCGCGCGCCGTTCTACCGGCGCTGGGACGCCGAGGTCCGCGCCGCCCCGCGGTTCTTCGCTGCCATAGCGTTCATGCTCGCGGCGCTACTTTGCGAGGCCATCTCCGTCCGCTTCCTCAGCACCGTCCTCGGCCTCCAGTGGCACCG AATAGTGGATGATGCCCAATGTGAG GAAGCATATGGGGGATGGAGCTCTGTTCTGATATGGTTCCTCGTCATCCACAGCGCTCAGAGGGAGGTGCGGGAGCGCCATCATTACAGTGTTGACTGCATTGTAGCAATCTACATTGGGATCCTCTTGTGGAGGATGACTGGGTTCCTCTGGTCTGCAATGGAAACCAATCGATCCAGAAGGCTTTCCAAGCTTGATGAGGTGCAGAAGAGACTATTCCGCGCTGCAAAGGATTCTGACGTCTTTGAAATAAGGAACCTGACGTCTTTTCACAGCGCGTTCTCTTCTCCTTTGCTGCAGCTCTAA